In Halanaerobiales bacterium, the following proteins share a genomic window:
- a CDS encoding DUF2177 family protein, protein MGEYIKAYLITLVIFFGIDLVWLGVIAKDMYRDKIGFIMKENFNMSAAIIFYMVFIIGLMFFVINRAVVLGSWQYALWAGMFFGLVTYATYDMTNLATLKDWPLSLTVIDIIWGSLLNGATALISYLILSSLNYFQ, encoded by the coding sequence ATGGGAGAATATATCAAAGCATATCTTATTACTTTAGTAATATTTTTTGGAATTGATCTTGTCTGGCTGGGGGTTATTGCCAAAGATATGTATAGAGATAAAATAGGGTTTATTATGAAAGAAAATTTTAACATGTCAGCAGCGATAATATTTTACATGGTATTTATTATTGGACTTATGTTTTTTGTAATTAACAGAGCAGTAGTTTTAGGAAGCTGGCAATATGCTCTTTGGGCAGGTATGTTTTTTGGTTTAGTAACTTATGCTACTTATGATATGACAAATTTAGCTACCTTAAAAGATTGGCCATTATCTTTGACAGTTATAGATATAATCTGGGGATCATTACTAAATGGAGCTACAGCGCTTATTAGTTATTTAATTTTAAGTAGTTTAAATTATTTTCAATAG